The sequence TTTCAAAGGGGAGTTTTTTAAATAAGGGCGTTTTAAACGCTTGGATTTTTTCATGGTTTTTGTTTTTCTTGCTCTTTTAAGAAATTAAACAGCATTTCGCTATAGCCAAAATTCCCGCTCAATTCTTTAGAGAGGGTGTCCTTATACATGGAAGTGTAAATCTCATCGCCTGGGGCTTTAGGATACAAAGGGTTATCCATTTTCATAGCGCTATCCAGCATGAATTTTAAAAGCAGTGCTTCAAAAGAATCGGTTTGTTCTTTGAGGAGCTTGTCGTTTTTATTTTGAGCTAGCGCTTTTAATTTCTCTTCGCTCGCTAATTTAGAAACGTTGTATTGCTCTAACATGGCTTTATTGTTGTTTATCATAGTATCTCCATTTCAGCGCTAATCGCGCCGCTTTTTTTTAGGGCTTGCAAGATTGAAACCATCCCCTTAGCGCTCACGCCAATTTTTTGTAAGGCTTTTACCACCCCAGCAATGGTGATGTTTTTCCCGTTAGAACTCAGCGTGTTATGAGCGGTGTCTAAGGACATGTTGTTGTCTAAATCCTGCGTGTTTTTAGAATCATTTAAAGGCTCTTTAGTGATTTTCAGCGTGATGTCTTGGCTTGTAACCACTACAGGATGCACCATTATATCCACTCCTGAAACGATCGTGCCTGATTTTTCATCTACAATGATCTTATTTTTCGTGCTGTAATTAATAGGGATTTCTTGCACTAAGGCTAAAAACTCCACCATAGAAAAACGCTCTGGGCGAGTGATTTGAATGGTTTTTGGATCTAGTGCTATGGCTACTTTATTGCCAAATACCTTATTTAAAGTGTTTTGCACTTGGATAGCGTTTTTAAAATTAGGGTTTTTTAGGCTTAAAACCATGGCGTTTTTATGGAACAAATCATACGAAACTTCCCTTTCAATAGTCGCTCCATTGATGATAGTGGCTGAGAGCAAGTTACTGGAATTACCCGAAGTGATAGCCCCTTGAGCGAGAGCGTAAATATTCCCATCTACCGCATTTAAAGGGGTCATCACCAAAGTCCCTCCTTGAATGGATTTTGCATCCCCAATAGAAGAAATTTGAATATCAATTTTATCGCCCTGTCTTGCAAAGGGGGGTAAGGAGGCTGTAATCATCACCGCAGCGACATTTTTAGATTTAATATCATCTGCAGAGATTTTGACATTCACGCTCTCTAGCATGTTAGAAATGGATTGCATGGTGAATTTTGAGCCGGATTTATCCCCTGTGCCATTCAAGCCAATCACAAGCCCATAGCCAATCAGCTGGTT is a genomic window of Helicobacter pylori oki112 containing:
- a CDS encoding flagellar basal body P-ring protein FlgI, with the translated sequence MKRVFLWLIFVLAFHKLLAEKIGDIASVVGVRDNQLIGYGLVIGLNGTGDKSGSKFTMQSISNMLESVNVKISADDIKSKNVAAVMITASLPPFARQGDKIDIQISSIGDAKSIQGGTLVMTPLNAVDGNIYALAQGAITSGNSSNLLSATIINGATIEREVSYDLFHKNAMVLSLKNPNFKNAIQVQNTLNKVFGNKVAIALDPKTIQITRPERFSMVEFLALVQEIPINYSTKNKIIVDEKSGTIVSGVDIMVHPVVVTSQDITLKITKEPLNDSKNTQDLDNNMSLDTAHNTLSSNGKNITIAGVVKALQKIGVSAKGMVSILQALKKSGAISAEMEIL